A stretch of DNA from Amylolactobacillus amylophilus DSM 20533 = JCM 1125:
ATGCATTAATCATCCAGATGATCTTATCGGTCTCACTCTTGAATCCATTTAGCATGTCCTGAGTCGGAAAATCCTTTTCCTCGTCGGTGATCTCAATCCCCTTCTGAAATTGGTCACGCAGATATTTGAATTGATCAACGAGGCGTTGCATCAGCTCCTGCATACTTAATTCATCGAACTGGAGCTCCTCATCTGGAATACCAGTATTCTCAATGAACTCGTGAGTCGTCGCAAAAGGACTACCGTTCAATGCAATTAACCGTTCTGCAATCTCGTCTTTTTGTTGATCAAGTTGCGCACCATATTCATCCATGAGCGGATGTAATCTGAAGAAGTTCTCACCGCGCATATACCAGTGAGTCTGTTGAACCACCACACCCAACTGACTGATATCCGCAATCAATTGATTCAGTTGCTCTTTGGTGTTCGGGAAATCATAGTTTGCCATATTGTTCCTCTTTTCCAGAAAATAATGTATTCGGTTACACTACTACTGTAACATGGAACTGATTCATTCTAAAATTTCCTGTTTAGAAATTATCCTTAGCTGGAACTGACTGTATAACCTATTGATTTGCTAAGTTTTAATAATTTACAGAGTGCACCAGCAAATTACTAATCTGGCCATAAAATTTTCACTCTTTCACTACTCTTCCTCACTATTCCCCAAACCCTTATAAATATTGGCTTTAGACTGATAATAAGAATATATAACTTCCTCATACTTCCCCGTATTTCCCTCGTTTTGTATACTTTTTTGGTGCTAATTTTTACGTTCTATGGTGCTAATTTGGTGCTAAATTAAATAACAATATTATTCAGTTTTAGATTCATTTCTTGGCGTGATTCCGGTAATACGTGCGTGTAAATATTATTCGTAATACGTGAATCACTATGTCCGACTCTCTCCATCAATGCTTTTTGTGGCACACCTAGTGCTGCCATCTGAGTGATGTGACTATGACGAAGCATATGCGCTGAAAATATAGATGAATCTTTTCCAAATAAGTTAGCTCTAGCCCCTTCCATTTTCATGTAAAGATTAATTGCTTGAGTCGTAAGTTACTCATCGAAAAGCAAAGGATGTCACGTGCCACTGCTTGGACGATATTCTCAACAAATTTCGGACCAGAGCTCTCAAGCCGTTCCCACTTCTTGGTAGCTCCTACACCTTCATAGGTAACTGACTCCCCTCCGAAGCGATTCTCACCAATCGCAGGTTTGACATAGGCAAGCTTTCTTCCCGACAGTAAGTGGATGAATAAAAATCCCGATTTGTATTCAAATTTGATGTCATGAGTTGCGGTTTTACTTCGTTGTTTGATGCAATCCTTCACTGCTTTATCAACGTCCCACCAAAGGTTGATGATTGCGGGATTCGATTCACGCCACGAGGAAACAAGTGGTTGAAGTTCATCTTCTGTTAGACCAATATTAAGTGCTCCCATTGCCTTGAGCGCACCAACTGATCCACCCAGTTCGTTCAGGCCTTCTTCACCAAAATTGGAAGTGTGGTTGAAAACTACGTCCTGTATAATTTTCATCCCCTTGGCATGCACGGCATCAATCAGAGTTTGATAATCAACCCCATTTCATTCGTACCGATAGTCCACTGCATTAAAATTAGAAGCATGGTAACCATGATAGTCATAGCCAGAATTGTTTTGGACAACAGGAGTAATCCAAATAGCCGTGAATCCCAATGCTTTAATGTAGACTAACTGTTCAATTAAGCCGGCAAAGTCACCACGCCAGGATGGATCACTTTCAGGATTATTGGCCTTCTTGTCTTCAGACGTGCGGGCATTATTGCTTGAGTCACCATCATAAAAACGAGTTGTAATCAAAAAATAGATGGTTTCATCTCGAAAATCCGTCCGTGAATTGGCATAGAGAATCCCCCGATCTTTCGCTGACAAAATACCTGTATTTTGAGTATTTGCAAAGACGGTCTGTGAAAACAAGGGAAGCATGTTTGGAACGATAGTACTCGCCCCAAGCACCATTGACATGGTTAGCCTTGTTACTTTACTTGCAAACTGTTTCTTTTTCATTCATCACCTTTTTAAACATTCTTTTATCTCCAACAATTAGGAAGCACTTTACAGTCTTCCTAAAACCAAATGAAATTGTGCAACCGTTTTCATTTTAACTCAAAAAAATAAAGTGGACCGATTTATCATTATCGGAACAGCCACTTTATTTTATGGGATTTTCTTAGAATAAATTAAGTATACCGAGACAAGCAATCGAAATGAATTCCTATCTCAAAGCGAAGTCATCATCCATTCTCGTCATTAAAAAAATTTGAGTCCGCCGTCTTGGACTATGAACGTGTAGGAGAAGATTTACCGCTTCTTCTAAATTTTCTAAATATGACTATGAGGATAAGGAACAATACCAATCCTAGTATCACTATCGGCATAAAGGTGTAGTAGTCAACTTTTGCTTCCTTCACTTCACTTTCCATTAATTTTGGAACATAAGGAACCCGGTGACCACGAACGAGCAGGCGATGACTGTTAATCATATAAGGTGTACAGGTGATAAGGGTAATGTAATCCTTCCCTTTCTCAATCTGCAAACTACTAACATCTGTCGGTTCTACCACTTTGATATCATCCACTTGGTATGCATGTATCTTAGCTTCCCCAAGCTCAATATAAAAGTGATCCCCCTTTACCAATTCTGGTAAATCTGTAAAGAGTTTTGCCTCCGTCAGACCACGGTGACCAGAAATCACAGAGTGAGTAGACTCCCCTCCAATCGGAAATGATGTCCCCTCTAGATAAGCAGCTCCCTTTGCAAGGAAAGCTTCTGTCGTCTGGTCAAAAATAGGCAAGCGCACCGCTATCTTAGGAATAGAAATTACTCCGATGATATGATCTTCATAGATAACCTTTGTCTGCTCAATTTTCTTGGCTTCTTCCGAAAATGGATCAAAGCCTGGAGAAATATTTTGATAGGCAAACTGCCTATTCATCTCCTTCATTTTTTCAAGTTGTTGTTGGTACTCTTCTTTACTTTTTTGATTAGATTCTGCCTGATAATGACTAATCAACTGTTGATTGATCAGGTCATTTAAAGAGTTCCGAACAAATGGGTAGGAGAGAACGCCTAGACCAGCAACCAAAATCAATACCATAATTGTATCAATTATTTTTCGCTTGCCGTTTTGTCTGGTGCGAGCCATGTTCTCACCTTCCTATTCATTTAATTATTATTAGTCATTTTTACGACGAGATGTAAAGTAAACACCTGCAAGACCAACCATGGCAACACCAAGAGCTACAAAGAGGATGATACCTTTACCACCAGTTGAAGGAAGGAAACCTTTAGGTGTGTTGAAGATATTGACAGGTTTAGTAGAAGTTGTTGTATAAGAATTTTCTTCTACAACAAATTCAGTGTAAGCCGCTTCACCAGTTGGTAATGCATAGCCTTTTGGAGCGTTTGTTTCTTGAAGTTGGTAGGTACCATATTCAAGACCTTTTACATCTACAATACCATCTTTAGTAGTACTATAAACAGTTGCTTTAGATTTATCAGTTGTCCAAACACCATCGTCTGCTGTTGCAACGAAGTATTCTGCATCTGCTGCTTTAGATTTACGAACAACGAACTCTGCACCATCAAGTTTTTTGTTATTATTATTCACATCAACTTTGACAAATTTGTAACCACCAGTTTTTACAGTTTCGAAATCTGTTGGAGTGTCTGTATTCCATTTGCCCACACCTGTTGTACCGTCGTTACCAAAGATAGCTTGGGCTGTATTGACAATATCAGTGTCAACATATTGAAGAGAGTTGATCTTCATTTGGTAGTTAAATGAAATTTCTTTATTAGCAAGAGTTGCTAATTTTTCAATACCCGCTGCTGTCAAAGCTGTTGTTACAGTTGTTGTGCCTGCAACTGCATCTCTTGCTACTGTTACTTTGTAATCATCAGATGTCAATGTTGTACCATCTGAAACTTTTACTGAGTATGAATTTGTATTTTCAATAAAGGTTAGTTGATTAGTCTTGAAAGTATCTACAAATTGGAAAACATTATATAATTTTTTTGCTTCACCATCTTTATTCAATTTTGTTGCTGCAATATCAGCAGGAATGGTTGTTTTCAATTGATAGTTGATAGTTTGACCAATTGAGAAATCAGTTTGTTTCTTACCATTCTTTTGACTTGTAATTTCTTTGTCAAACGGAATATCTTTAGTAGTATTTTTTGGATAAAGGTGGATATCTGTAAGAACAGTATCATTTGTCCCTTGTTTGTAGATTGGAAGGCTTACAACCAAGTTTTCTGCGATAGTGTCAACACCATCACTTGCTTGTTCTACAAAAAGGTATACTGCATCGCGCCTATCAGTCGTCGGACCAGATTTAGCACTTAAGCTAAAGGCTGCAC
This window harbors:
- a CDS encoding Dps family protein — translated: MANYDFPNTKEQLNQLIADISQLGVVVQQTHWYMRGENFFRLHPLMDEYGAQLDQQKDEIAERLIALNGSPFATTHEFIENTGIPDEELQFDELSMQELMQRLVDQFKYLRDQFQKGIEITDEEKDFPTQDMLNGFKSETDKIIWMINAYLGQAPLD
- a CDS encoding tyrosine-type recombinase/integrase, with translation MKMEGARANLFGKDSSIFSAHMLRHSHITQMAALGVPQKALMERVGHSDSRITNNIYTHVLPESRQEMNLKLNNIVI
- a CDS encoding class C sortase; this encodes MARTRQNGKRKIIDTIMVLILVAGLGVLSYPFVRNSLNDLINQQLISHYQAESNQKSKEEYQQQLEKMKEMNRQFAYQNISPGFDPFSEEAKKIEQTKVIYEDHIIGVISIPKIAVRLPIFDQTTEAFLAKGAAYLEGTSFPIGGESTHSVISGHRGLTEAKLFTDLPELVKGDHFYIELGEAKIHAYQVDDIKVVEPTDVSSLQIEKGKDYITLITCTPYMINSHRLLVRGHRVPYVPKLMESEVKEAKVDYYTFMPIVILGLVLFLILIVIFRKFRRSGKSSPTRS
- a CDS encoding SpaH/EbpB family LPXTG-anchored major pilin gives rise to the protein MKKIKVLALLATLFVGIFSNLFTTVVSAADDEKVSITLHKVKDHTDKITNTGDILDGEYNFLPGITFDAYDVTEKYYAAYDASVETKSASEAIKDAVTAVQGKAGDAPSGKTAVDTQTTAADGSAAFSLSAKSGPTTDRRDAVYLFVEQASDGVDTIAENLVVSLPIYKQGTNDTVLTDIHLYPKNTTKDIPFDKEITSQKNGKKQTDFSIGQTINYQLKTTIPADIAATKLNKDGEAKKLYNVFQFVDTFKTNQLTFIENTNSYSVKVSDGTTLTSDDYKVTVARDAVAGTTTVTTALTAAGIEKLATLANKEISFNYQMKINSLQYVDTDIVNTAQAIFGNDGTTGVGKWNTDTPTDFETVKTGGYKFVKVDVNNNNKKLDGAEFVVRKSKAADAEYFVATADDGVWTTDKSKATVYSTTKDGIVDVKGLEYGTYQLQETNAPKGYALPTGEAAYTEFVVEENSYTTTSTKPVNIFNTPKGFLPSTGGKGIILFVALGVAMVGLAGVYFTSRRKND